The following coding sequences lie in one Halorussus vallis genomic window:
- a CDS encoding ABC transporter ATP-binding protein: MSHTANEPLLSIRDVSVHFEKKRLFGLAGSETVHAVDDVSLDIYENDVVALVGESGCGKTTLGKTAIGIQRPTGGEVRYRGQDLWEAKDSDGLLGHRGDQTYSWAEIRRSLQMIHQDPGSSLNSNYTIESTLSAPLEKWQPDMSEADRRVRIYGLLEYVGMTPAEEYAGRYPHQLSGGEQQRVALVRALLMNPDLILADEAISALDVSLRAEMMDLMLELQEQFNTSYLFISHNLANAKHLTQRAGGRIGIMYLGELVEIGTPEQIIHDPQHPYTKVLLWATSDLRNRSDGVSTPPVRSLDIPEPTDPPSGCRFHTRCLEAREACTRECPSLEDHDGDGRRTACFRAEPDHEYWESEPLGGEGTREEGGSDDASRRETAGSD, encoded by the coding sequence ATGAGCCACACGGCCAACGAACCGTTGCTTTCGATTCGGGACGTGAGCGTCCACTTCGAGAAGAAGCGTCTGTTCGGCCTTGCCGGGTCCGAAACCGTCCACGCCGTCGACGATGTGAGCCTCGACATCTACGAGAACGACGTCGTCGCGCTCGTCGGGGAGTCCGGTTGCGGGAAGACGACGCTCGGAAAAACGGCCATCGGCATCCAGCGACCGACCGGGGGCGAGGTGCGTTACCGCGGTCAAGATCTCTGGGAGGCCAAGGATTCGGACGGCCTTCTCGGCCACCGAGGGGACCAAACGTACTCGTGGGCGGAGATTCGACGGTCACTTCAAATGATTCATCAGGACCCCGGCAGTTCGCTGAACTCGAACTACACCATCGAGTCGACACTCTCGGCGCCGCTGGAGAAGTGGCAACCCGATATGAGCGAGGCCGACCGCCGCGTCCGCATCTACGGCCTCCTCGAATACGTCGGCATGACGCCGGCGGAAGAGTACGCCGGTCGGTATCCACACCAACTGTCCGGCGGTGAGCAACAGCGCGTCGCGCTCGTCCGGGCGCTGTTGATGAACCCGGACCTCATCCTCGCCGACGAAGCCATCAGCGCGCTCGACGTGTCGCTCCGCGCGGAGATGATGGACCTGATGCTCGAACTGCAAGAACAGTTCAACACCTCCTACCTGTTCATCTCGCACAACCTCGCCAACGCGAAACACCTCACCCAACGCGCTGGCGGCCGCATCGGCATCATGTACCTCGGCGAACTTGTCGAAATCGGGACGCCGGAACAGATAATCCACGACCCACAACACCCCTACACGAAGGTGTTGCTGTGGGCAACTTCGGACCTCCGGAACCGCTCGGACGGCGTCTCGACGCCGCCGGTGCGGTCGCTCGACATCCCCGAACCGACCGACCCGCCCTCGGGATGTCGGTTCCACACGCGTTGTCTCGAAGCACGGGAGGCCTGCACGCGCGAGTGCCCGTCGCTCGAAGACCACGACGGCGACGGCCGACGGACCGCTTGCTTCCGCGCGGAACCGGACCACGAGTATTGGGAGAGCGAACCGCTCGGCGGTGAGGGGACGCGAGAAGAAGGTGGGTCCGACGACGCGAGCAGACGCGAGACGGCCGGAAGCGACTAA
- a CDS encoding mandelate racemase/muconate lactonizing enzyme family protein codes for MSITNVDAIPVEMGVKPLESDLGLAPYVSNHDEVTSVTRMLVRVDTDDGVTGWGEMLVGMKSAAVTKAVMDDVVAPELVGREVGEIRDFVESFYFPYVKVRPFLGAVETALWDAFGKSVGQPVHRLLGGKTRDRVEIATCLGILGPEESRTYARRAVEHGFSTLKTKAGPDWREDVARIRAMHDEADGQLEFRLDPNQGWSFEDAVRVATRLEEAGILLQYLEQPVRIDTYGAYASLRDRVRTPIAVNEDTYFPRNLRYLLQADAIDVAVVDLVPAGGILRVREQVAMAANAGVSVSHHCGFDLGVKTAAMLHTVASTPGINLPPDSVYYGWNDYVIEDPFEVEDGALPVPDGPGLGVEVDEDKVERYRVD; via the coding sequence ATGTCGATTACGAACGTCGACGCCATCCCGGTAGAGATGGGCGTCAAGCCGCTCGAATCGGACCTCGGTCTCGCACCGTACGTGAGCAACCACGATGAAGTTACCTCTGTCACACGGATGCTCGTCAGAGTCGACACCGACGACGGCGTGACCGGGTGGGGTGAGATGCTCGTGGGCATGAAGTCAGCCGCCGTGACGAAGGCCGTGATGGACGACGTCGTCGCCCCCGAACTCGTCGGCCGGGAGGTCGGTGAGATACGCGACTTCGTCGAGTCGTTCTACTTCCCGTACGTGAAGGTGCGACCGTTCCTCGGCGCCGTCGAGACTGCCCTCTGGGACGCGTTCGGCAAGTCGGTCGGCCAACCCGTCCACCGATTGCTCGGCGGGAAGACTCGTGACCGGGTAGAGATCGCCACGTGTCTCGGCATCCTCGGACCCGAGGAGTCTCGCACGTACGCCCGACGGGCCGTCGAACACGGGTTCTCGACGTTGAAGACGAAGGCCGGTCCCGACTGGCGCGAGGACGTGGCGCGCATCCGCGCAATGCACGACGAAGCGGATGGCCAACTGGAGTTCAGACTTGATCCCAACCAGGGGTGGTCGTTCGAGGACGCGGTCAGGGTCGCCACCCGACTCGAAGAGGCTGGCATCCTGCTCCAGTATCTCGAACAACCGGTCCGCATCGACACCTACGGCGCGTACGCCTCGCTCCGGGACCGCGTCCGGACGCCGATAGCGGTCAACGAGGACACGTACTTTCCGCGAAACCTCAGATACCTCCTACAGGCCGACGCCATCGACGTCGCCGTCGTCGATCTAGTCCCCGCAGGTGGCATCCTTCGCGTCCGCGAGCAGGTCGCGATGGCCGCCAACGCGGGCGTCTCGGTCTCCCACCACTGCGGGTTCGACCTCGGCGTCAAGACCGCGGCGATGCTCCACACGGTCGCGAGCACGCCCGGCATCAATCTGCCGCCTGACAGCGTCTACTACGGGTGGAACGACTACGTCATCGAGGACCCGTTCGAGGTCGAAGACGGTGCGTTGCCAGTGCCGGACGGGCCGGGCCTCGGCGTCGAAGTGGACGAGGACAAGGTCGAACGGTACCGGGTCGACTGA
- a CDS encoding PIG-L deacetylase family protein, producing MPTETLHVLVVGAHPDDCDLKAGGIACKYADRGHKVLFVSTTNGEAGHHELAGRQLVERRHAEAEASAAVAGVEFEMFDVPDGRLRPSLENRDRLVRRIREFRPDLVLTHRPNDYHPDHRYTSRLVRDAAYLVAVPNVCPATPALDRNPVFAYLSDTFERPYPFSPDVVVDIDDVAGRKFEMLDCHESQMYEWLPSVEGTLEAVPDDPDERFEWLRGGGLPHVEVLADVSDRYRDALVERYGASGEDVRYAEAFEASEYGRALTDEAAERLFPF from the coding sequence ATGCCAACCGAGACGCTGCACGTTCTCGTCGTCGGTGCTCATCCCGACGACTGCGACCTCAAAGCAGGCGGAATCGCCTGCAAGTACGCCGACCGGGGCCACAAGGTGCTGTTCGTCTCGACGACGAACGGCGAGGCGGGCCACCACGAACTCGCAGGAAGGCAACTCGTCGAACGTCGCCACGCGGAGGCCGAGGCGTCGGCGGCCGTCGCCGGCGTCGAGTTCGAGATGTTCGACGTTCCCGACGGCCGTCTCCGACCGTCGCTGGAGAACCGCGACCGACTCGTCCGCCGGATTCGGGAGTTCCGACCCGACCTCGTGCTGACCCACCGGCCGAACGACTATCACCCGGACCATCGGTACACGTCCCGACTCGTGCGGGACGCCGCCTACCTCGTCGCGGTACCGAACGTCTGCCCGGCGACGCCCGCGCTCGACCGGAACCCGGTCTTCGCGTATTTGAGCGACACGTTCGAGCGACCGTACCCCTTCTCGCCGGACGTGGTCGTGGACATCGACGACGTTGCGGGACGGAAATTCGAGATGCTGGACTGCCACGAGTCGCAGATGTACGAGTGGCTACCCTCCGTCGAGGGCACGTTGGAGGCGGTTCCCGACGACCCCGACGAGCGATTCGAGTGGCTTCGAGGCGGCGGCCTCCCCCACGTCGAGGTACTCGCAGACGTCTCGGACCGCTACCGAGACGCCCTCGTCGAGCGGTACGGCGCGTCCGGCGAGGACGTTCGCTACGCGGAGGCGTTCGAGGCGAGCGAGTACGGCCGAGCGCTCACCGACGAGGCGGCCGAGCGTCTGTTCCCGTTCTGA
- a CDS encoding glutamine amidotransferase: MTSILLAGESWVTVQFEIKGRNVLRDSRYGEAADRFVSTLEEIGASVTYQPCHVVAESFPRTKSDLNEYDLVILSDVGADTLQITERVADGDTDVDRCALLAEWVRDGGALGMVGGYMSFAGKGGQARYGTTRIADVLPVEITTGDDRVETPDGATPQNEGVPDADLPAKWPHILGYNRTTAKPDAEVWATVRDDPFLTIGDYGDGSTFAYATDCAPHWAPEGLLSWNHLPTLWSRILDRVT, translated from the coding sequence ATGACGAGCATCCTCCTCGCCGGCGAGTCGTGGGTGACGGTACAGTTCGAAATCAAGGGCCGAAACGTCCTGCGGGATAGTCGGTACGGCGAGGCGGCCGACAGATTCGTCTCGACGCTCGAAGAGATCGGCGCGTCGGTGACGTATCAGCCGTGCCACGTCGTCGCGGAGTCGTTCCCCCGAACGAAATCGGACCTCAACGAGTACGACCTCGTGATTCTCAGCGACGTCGGCGCGGACACGCTCCAAATTACGGAACGGGTCGCCGACGGCGACACCGACGTCGACCGCTGTGCGCTACTCGCAGAGTGGGTCCGGGACGGCGGCGCGCTCGGCATGGTCGGCGGCTACATGAGTTTCGCGGGGAAAGGCGGCCAGGCCAGGTACGGAACAACGCGCATCGCGGACGTGTTGCCGGTCGAAATCACCACGGGCGACGACCGAGTGGAGACACCCGACGGCGCAACCCCCCAGAACGAGGGCGTGCCGGACGCCGACCTCCCCGCGAAGTGGCCCCACATCCTCGGCTACAACCGAACTACGGCAAAACCGGACGCCGAGGTCTGGGCGACGGTCCGGGATGACCCCTTCCTCACCATCGGCGACTACGGTGACGGCAGTACGTTCGCGTACGCCACCGACTGTGCGCCTCACTGGGCACCAGAGGGGCTGCTCTCGTGGAACCACCTCCCGACGCTCTGGAGCCGCATCCTCGACCGTGTAACGTAG
- a CDS encoding aminotransferase class V-fold PLP-dependent enzyme, giving the protein MSSQTIYEELGIPHVVNATGTKTRIGGSRIRPEAVEAMGRASEAFVRLSDLQARASELIADVTGADAGYVASGAASALALGAAACIAGDDLGAMARLPDTEGVPDEIVMPRTHRTGYDHALRGAGARIVDVGTDDKHLGTGSRNVEPWEIEDAIGEDTAAVAYVEKSYTEPPLDVVCDIAHNHGVPVIVDAAAELPPTSNFEAFVDAGADLVAFSGGKAIRGPQTTGILAGRGGLVESAAAQHLDMHAAEQVWEPPRELVDPGRFGGVPRQGIGRPMKVGKEELVGLIRALELFVEEDHDALVEEWLDRAQRIAADLDEVAGFDTSLTADDKTAVAPEVVVSVNAKVAGVSATDIVGDLRREEPRVFVGADALPAGEFTVNPMCLTDEEADYAVERITAQAEE; this is encoded by the coding sequence ATGTCATCTCAGACGATCTACGAGGAGTTGGGCATCCCGCACGTCGTCAACGCGACGGGGACGAAGACGCGCATCGGCGGGAGCCGAATACGGCCGGAGGCCGTCGAGGCAATGGGTCGGGCGTCAGAGGCGTTCGTGCGGCTTTCGGACCTGCAGGCCAGAGCAAGCGAGTTAATCGCGGACGTGACCGGCGCGGACGCTGGCTACGTCGCGTCCGGTGCGGCGAGCGCGCTCGCGCTCGGCGCGGCCGCCTGCATCGCGGGCGACGATCTCGGCGCGATGGCCCGTCTGCCTGACACCGAAGGCGTCCCCGACGAGATCGTCATGCCGCGGACGCACCGGACGGGCTATGACCACGCGCTCCGCGGGGCTGGCGCGCGCATCGTCGACGTGGGGACCGACGACAAGCACCTCGGCACCGGCTCGCGGAACGTCGAACCCTGGGAAATCGAAGACGCTATCGGCGAGGATACCGCCGCGGTCGCCTACGTCGAAAAGTCCTACACCGAACCGCCGCTGGACGTGGTGTGCGACATCGCTCACAATCACGGCGTCCCGGTCATCGTGGACGCCGCCGCCGAGCTCCCGCCGACGAGCAACTTCGAGGCGTTCGTCGACGCCGGTGCGGACCTCGTCGCGTTCAGCGGCGGGAAGGCCATTCGCGGCCCCCAGACCACGGGAATACTCGCCGGACGGGGCGGCCTCGTCGAGTCGGCTGCCGCTCAGCACCTCGACATGCACGCCGCCGAGCAGGTGTGGGAACCGCCGCGAGAACTGGTCGATCCTGGTCGGTTCGGTGGCGTCCCGCGGCAGGGAATCGGTCGCCCGATGAAGGTCGGCAAGGAGGAACTCGTCGGTCTGATCCGCGCGCTCGAACTGTTCGTCGAGGAGGACCACGACGCGCTGGTCGAGGAGTGGCTCGACCGCGCACAGCGAATCGCCGCCGACCTCGACGAAGTCGCGGGCTTCGACACGTCGCTCACGGCCGACGACAAGACCGCCGTCGCTCCCGAGGTGGTCGTCTCGGTTAACGCCAAGGTCGCCGGCGTGTCGGCGACCGACATAGTCGGCGATCTCCGCCGCGAGGAACCGCGCGTGTTCGTCGGCGCGGACGCGCTTCCGGCAGGGGAGTTCACGGTCAATCCGATGTGCCTCACCGACGAAGAAGCCGACTATGCCGTCGAACGTATCACCGCACAGGCCGAGGAGTAA
- a CDS encoding glucose 1-dehydrogenase: MRAIAVRRDESEPRVIDVPKPTPGSGEALIRTLRIGIDGTDHEVVDGNHGGFPADSAYQILGHEAVGVVEDANDTDFNEGDLVVPTVRRPPVGQPTAEYFERGEPDMAPDGAYVERGIVGAHGYMSEYFTAPEAFLVGVPDDFATTGFLIEPISNSEKALEHAYASRSAFEWDPESALILGNGPLGLLTLAMLAGSDDFERCYCLGRRNRPDPTIEIIERLGATYIDSRETPLSTVPDANEPMDFIYEATGYAPHAFETVEALAPNGVGMLLGIPSDGRIEINGGRVHREMVLQNKALLGSVNSNVAQYETAKASLAAFPDWFADALVTDVHDPDEVERAFETGDDVIKSVVEFDTV; encoded by the coding sequence ATGAGAGCTATCGCGGTCCGACGCGACGAGTCCGAACCACGTGTCATCGACGTGCCGAAACCGACCCCCGGGTCCGGTGAAGCACTAATTCGAACGCTCCGAATCGGCATTGACGGCACCGACCACGAAGTCGTCGACGGGAACCACGGCGGATTTCCCGCAGATTCGGCGTATCAAATCCTCGGCCATGAGGCCGTCGGAGTCGTTGAGGACGCCAACGACACCGACTTCAACGAAGGCGACCTCGTCGTGCCGACCGTCCGGCGGCCGCCCGTTGGGCAACCGACGGCCGAATACTTCGAGCGGGGCGAACCCGACATGGCCCCCGACGGCGCGTACGTCGAGCGAGGAATCGTCGGCGCGCACGGCTACATGTCGGAGTACTTCACCGCCCCCGAAGCGTTCCTCGTCGGCGTCCCCGACGACTTCGCAACGACCGGGTTCCTCATCGAACCGATCTCGAACTCCGAGAAGGCGCTCGAACACGCCTACGCGAGCAGATCGGCGTTCGAGTGGGACCCCGAGTCGGCGCTCATCCTCGGCAACGGCCCACTGGGGCTGTTGACGCTTGCAATGCTGGCCGGAAGTGACGACTTCGAGCGCTGTTACTGTCTCGGGCGGCGAAACCGCCCCGACCCGACAATCGAGATAATCGAACGCCTCGGGGCAACGTATATCGATTCGCGCGAGACGCCCCTCTCGACGGTGCCGGACGCAAACGAGCCGATGGACTTCATCTACGAAGCGACCGGCTACGCGCCACACGCCTTCGAAACCGTCGAGGCGCTCGCACCGAATGGCGTCGGCATGCTGCTCGGCATCCCATCGGACGGGCGTATCGAAATCAACGGCGGCCGCGTCCATCGAGAGATGGTGTTGCAGAACAAGGCGTTGCTCGGCAGCGTCAACTCGAACGTCGCGCAGTACGAAACCGCCAAAGCGTCGCTTGCTGCGTTCCCCGATTGGTTCGCCGACGCGCTCGTTACCGACGTCCACGACCCCGACGAGGTCGAGCGAGCGTTTGAAACCGGCGACGACGTAATCAAGAGCGTCGTGGAGTTCGACACGGTGTAG
- a CDS encoding Rid family detoxifying hydrolase — MDKISTDAAPPSIGPFSQALRDGDRIYVSGQGPVDPESGEIVGEDIGEQTARTLENIDAVLAAADCSLDDVVKATVFVQDMDDYDTINEVYAEYMSPPYPARSAVQIEDLPIDIGVEIEVIATARGSEE, encoded by the coding sequence ATGGACAAAATTAGCACCGACGCCGCACCGCCGAGCATCGGCCCGTTTTCACAAGCACTCCGCGACGGCGACCGGATCTACGTCTCAGGGCAAGGACCCGTCGACCCAGAATCGGGCGAGATCGTCGGCGAGGACATCGGAGAGCAGACCGCACGAACGCTCGAAAACATCGACGCAGTTCTCGCTGCGGCGGATTGCTCACTTGACGATGTGGTGAAAGCAACCGTCTTTGTCCAGGATATGGACGACTACGACACCATCAACGAGGTGTACGCTGAGTACATGTCGCCGCCATATCCAGCCCGGAGCGCGGTCCAGATAGAGGACCTGCCCATCGATATTGGCGTTGAGATAGAGGTCATCGCGACCGCACGTGGGAGCGAGGAGTGA
- a CDS encoding molybdopterin molybdotransferase MoeA — MTDHGHEDMLWRSEAVRRVLDLRASVRADRSTESVPLDATAGRTLGEDVTADADAPETSCATMDGYAFDATDDYPLDVHDEEVFPEDDGGALEPGEAVEIATGAPLPQNANVVLKREDATVEDGRLTGPALEPGTYVYERGSNYRAGETLFEAGERLAPRDAVLLADLGYSAVAVCRRLSAGVLATGTEIHTGRTEDLDSPMLQGLVRSWGHEATYEGTVPDDYDRVKDRIEAVAEDHDMVLTTGGTSVGHKDHVVRALDELGDVLFHRVRVRPGKPIAVAELPDQDAVAFAIPGKPVGAHAVATLVARPFFTGAGTDLPGVEATLSRAVTLGPDGFEYAVPVLLDGGEATPYGHVDSPLRVYDEQFDPSVLSSSTRATRADGIVVTTDDLAEGETVTVVPYSVLE; from the coding sequence ATGACCGACCACGGCCACGAGGATATGCTCTGGCGCTCGGAGGCGGTTCGGCGCGTGCTGGACCTGCGGGCATCGGTCCGGGCCGACCGCTCCACCGAGTCGGTACCGCTCGACGCCACTGCCGGGCGAACGCTCGGCGAGGACGTCACCGCCGACGCCGACGCGCCCGAAACGAGCTGCGCGACGATGGACGGCTACGCATTCGACGCGACCGACGACTACCCGCTCGACGTCCACGATGAGGAGGTGTTCCCGGAGGACGACGGCGGGGCGCTGGAACCAGGCGAGGCCGTCGAAATCGCGACCGGCGCACCGCTCCCGCAGAACGCGAACGTCGTCCTCAAGCGCGAGGACGCGACCGTCGAGGACGGCCGACTCACTGGACCGGCCCTCGAACCGGGGACCTACGTCTATGAGCGGGGGAGCAACTACCGGGCCGGCGAGACGCTGTTCGAGGCGGGCGAGCGACTCGCTCCGCGAGACGCCGTCCTACTGGCCGACCTCGGCTACTCGGCGGTCGCCGTCTGCCGGCGTCTGTCGGCCGGCGTCCTCGCGACCGGCACCGAGATTCACACCGGCCGGACCGAGGACCTCGACTCGCCGATGCTCCAGGGCCTCGTCCGGTCGTGGGGGCACGAGGCCACCTACGAGGGCACCGTTCCGGACGACTACGACCGCGTGAAGGACCGAATCGAGGCGGTCGCCGAAGACCACGACATGGTCCTCACCACCGGCGGCACCAGCGTCGGACACAAGGACCACGTCGTCCGAGCGCTCGACGAACTCGGGGACGTCCTGTTCCACCGCGTGCGGGTGCGACCCGGCAAACCCATCGCGGTCGCCGAACTCCCCGACCAGGACGCCGTCGCGTTCGCCATCCCCGGCAAACCCGTCGGGGCGCACGCCGTCGCGACGCTGGTCGCGCGCCCGTTCTTCACTGGCGCTGGGACCGACCTCCCGGGCGTCGAGGCGACACTGTCGCGCGCGGTGACGCTCGGGCCGGACGGGTTCGAGTACGCTGTTCCGGTGTTGCTCGACGGGGGTGAGGCGACCCCGTACGGTCACGTCGACTCCCCGCTCCGGGTCTACGACGAACAGTTCGACCCGAGCGTGCTCTCGTCGAGTACGCGGGCGACCAGGGCCGACGGTATCGTCGTCACGACCGACGACCTCGCCGAGGGCGAGACGGTGACCGTGGTCCCGTACTCGGTGCTGGAGTGA